From a single Intestinibaculum porci genomic region:
- the dnaA gene encoding chromosomal replication initiator protein DnaA yields MSLAENWSQCLADFRDQFDDKVIFDSFIADLTAQDIINDELLATTPYAFNVGMIEDYVPLLEKTYNSLFDANLTIKVMSEADYKKGYAGKKQKKEEEKPSLDDHLNPDFTFDNFVVGNSNRIAQNASLAVAMKPGAAYSPLFIYSNSGLGKTHLLNAIGNFVKKRDKEGVKRILYTSTENFVNDYVSSIAHNMIDEFNERYRSIDVLLIDDIQFIASKTQSSEMFFNIFNSLQNENKQIVITSDKPPKDLKGIENRLISRFTNGLTVSIDTPEFETSKAILKKKLEIEKVDYPIKEDVLDFMASHFNRDIRELEGSLKRLLFYKLVFGQNIEVIDLEFALQAFEDDYKEEKVRKVDLSVDKIKKTVADYYNLTVAQINSKSRTSNVIVARHIAMYLVRNLLNDMSYIQIGKEFGGRDHSTVMKACDKVEKNIKKDKNYKQAVEDLRKKLSKSHS; encoded by the coding sequence ATGTCGCTCGCTGAGAACTGGTCACAATGTCTGGCAGATTTCCGCGATCAGTTTGATGATAAAGTCATTTTTGACTCCTTCATCGCCGATCTCACTGCCCAGGACATTATTAATGATGAACTGCTGGCCACGACTCCCTATGCTTTTAATGTAGGCATGATTGAAGATTATGTGCCTTTATTAGAAAAAACATATAATTCACTGTTCGACGCAAACCTCACGATCAAAGTTATGAGTGAGGCTGATTATAAAAAAGGATATGCTGGAAAAAAGCAGAAAAAAGAGGAAGAAAAGCCTTCTTTAGATGACCATCTGAACCCTGATTTCACATTTGATAATTTTGTAGTCGGGAACTCTAACAGAATCGCGCAAAATGCCTCTCTGGCCGTGGCGATGAAGCCCGGGGCTGCTTACAGCCCGCTCTTTATCTATAGTAATTCCGGACTTGGTAAAACACACCTTTTAAATGCCATCGGAAACTTTGTAAAAAAGCGTGATAAAGAGGGTGTAAAACGTATTCTTTATACATCGACGGAGAACTTTGTGAATGATTATGTTTCTTCTATCGCCCATAATATGATTGATGAATTCAATGAAAGATATCGTTCCATCGATGTCCTGCTTATTGATGATATTCAGTTTATTGCGTCTAAAACGCAGAGTTCTGAGATGTTTTTCAACATTTTTAACTCCCTGCAGAACGAAAATAAACAGATCGTCATCACTAGTGATAAGCCGCCAAAGGACTTAAAAGGGATCGAAAACCGGTTAATTTCTCGTTTTACCAATGGATTAACAGTATCGATCGATACCCCAGAATTTGAAACATCGAAAGCTATTTTGAAGAAAAAATTAGAAATTGAAAAAGTCGATTATCCCATCAAGGAAGATGTACTCGATTTTATGGCTTCCCATTTTAATCGTGATATTCGTGAACTTGAAGGGTCTTTGAAGCGTCTGCTTTTCTACAAACTTGTTTTTGGGCAAAATATTGAAGTCATTGACTTAGAGTTTGCTTTGCAGGCTTTTGAAGATGATTATAAAGAAGAAAAAGTCCGAAAAGTTGACCTTTCTGTCGATAAAATTAAGAAAACGGTCGCTGATTACTACAATCTGACTGTCGCGCAGATCAACTCGAAATCTCGTACATCTAATGTCATCGTGGCTCGTCATATTGCCATGTATTTAGTTCGTAACCTGCTCAATGATATGTCTTATATCCAGATCGGTAAGGAATTTGGCGGTCGTGATCACTCGACGGTCATGAAAGCCTGCGATAAGGTGGAAAAGAATATCAAAAAGGATAAAAACTATAAGCAGGCGGTGGAGGACTTACGCAAGAAACTGAGTAAGTCACACTCATAG